A single window of Salvia splendens isolate huo1 chromosome 6, SspV2, whole genome shotgun sequence DNA harbors:
- the LOC121807104 gene encoding uncharacterized protein LOC121807104 isoform X3 codes for MVKKNRKIVSQKFNDFDAISCNELRKLMRKDVADETYMGALVKIISEKSRAKPNEELRLNDDVDEDEDDPDYMLILGKLKKHGNAYRAEYVEEDGPRAIIKYEEASSSDTECDQEQIDGPLNPMPLAEVQGILDSHLASSREEIKKLTKRKKRSKSNNEREENATLLSHSTYSRAPHTPAAKGDLDLDKNSGQQQYRRKLRSYNTKRVDEPINRVKEMEKVTRTDPLSKSKIGKEENVVVMEPVSHTYSRTRKKNKFKSEYGDEKIQLDPECYTRNRKGNKFKTECNEEKIQLDRDYHLWNKKLKLVNDHLIYTTGDIEVVYELKSGERDRMKEDDDDNESSDVEIIDIDTFRKMINRGTTGQSAFRDKVIAALRKPFDFDEYDQRLLDIEKPSLKERHLDLRNGRERSVGKPEPGKCYLDYHPALNKKLLQAEGDLPKKLNLLRGFFLWIEPEEFSPWLDKECLAVRPGSG; via the exons ATGgttaaaaaaaataggaaaattgtATCACAGAAATTTAATGATTTTGATGCAATATCCTGCAATGAATTGCGTAAATTGATGCGTAAAGACGTCGCGGACGAGACCTACATGGGCGCTCTGGTGAAAATAATTTCCGAGAAGAGTAGGGCGAAGCCAAATGAAGAGTTGAGATTAAACGATGATGTTGATGAGGATGAAGACGATCCTGATTATATGCTTATTTTAGGAAAACTGAAGAAGCATGGCAACGCTTATAGAGCTGAATACGTGGAAGAAGATGGTCCGAGGGCTATCATCAAATATGAAGAAGCTTCAAGTTCAGACACAGAGTGTGATCAAGAACAAATAGATGGACCTTTGAATCCGATGCCTCTTGCAGAGGTTCAAGGCATTCTTGATTCACACCTTGCTTCGAGTAGGGAGGAGATCAAGAAGCTGactaaaaggaaaaaaaggagcAAGTCCAATAATGAGAGGGAAGAGAATGCAACGTTGTTGTCACACTCTACCTATTCCCGTGCCCCTCACACTCCCGCTGCCAAAGGAgatttggatttggataaaAACTCTGGTCAACAACAATATAGAAGGAAGTTAAGGAGTTATAATACGAAACGAGTTGATGAACCTATCAATAGGGTGAAGGAGATGGAAAAGGTGACTAGGACAGATCCGCTGAGTAAGTCCAAGATTGGCAAGGAAGAGAATGTTGTGGTGATGGAGCCTGTTTCCCATACCTATTCACGAACACGCAAAAAGAACAAGTTCAAGAGTGAGTATGGTGATGAGAAAATCCAACTCGACCCTGAATGTTACACGCGAAATCGTAAAGGGAATAAGTTCAAGACTGAGTGTAATGAAGAGAAAATTCAACTCGACCGTGATTATCATTTATGGAATAAAAAACTCAAGCTTGTCAACGATCATCTTATTTACACTACCGGGGATATTGAAGTAGTGTATGAACTGAAGAGTGGAGAGCGTGATCGGATGAAAGAGGATGATGACGACAACGAATCCTCTGATGTGGAAATCATAGACATCGATACATTCCGCAAG ATGATTAATAGGGGTACAACGGGGCAGTCTGCGTTTAGGGACAAGGTTATTGCTGCTCTTAGAAAACCTTTTGATTTCGATGAGTATGATCAGCGATTGCTAGATATCGAAAAACCATCGCTGAAAGAACGCCATTTAGATCTGCGTAATGGGAGAGAAAGATCTGTTGGAAAGCCGGAACCTGGAAAGTGTTATCTTGATTACCATCCAG CTCTCAATAAAAAGCTCTTACAAGCGGAAGGCGACCTGCCAAAAAAATTAAACCTTCTACGAGGATTCTTCTTATGGATTGAG CCAGAGGAATTCAGCCCTTGGCTCGACAAAGAATGCCTCGCCGTGCGCCCAGGGTCCGGCTAA
- the LOC121807104 gene encoding uncharacterized protein LOC121807104 isoform X2, protein MVKKNRKIVSQKFNDFDAISCNELRKLMRKDVADETYMGALVKIISEKSRAKPNEELRLNDDVDEDEDDPDYMLILGKLKKHGNAYRAEYVEEDGPRAIIKYEEASSSDTECDQEQIDGPLNPMPLAEVQGILDSHLASSREEIKKLTKRKKRSKSNNEREENATLLSHSTYSRAPHTPAAKGDLDLDKNSGQQQYRRKLRSYNTKRVDEPINRVKEMEKVTRTDPLSKSKIGKEENVVVMEPVSHTYSRTRKKNKFKSEYGDEKIQLDPECYTRNRKGNKFKTECNEEKIQLDRDYHLWNKKLKLVNDHLIYTTGDIEVVYELKSGERDRMKEDDDDNESSDVEIIDIDTFRKMINRGTTGQSAFRDKVIAALRKPFDFDEYDQRLLDIEKPSLKERHLDLRNGRERSVGKPEPGKCYLDYHPALNKKLLQAEGDLPKKLNLLRGFFLWIEQPEEFSPWLDKECLAVRPGSG, encoded by the exons ATGgttaaaaaaaataggaaaattgtATCACAGAAATTTAATGATTTTGATGCAATATCCTGCAATGAATTGCGTAAATTGATGCGTAAAGACGTCGCGGACGAGACCTACATGGGCGCTCTGGTGAAAATAATTTCCGAGAAGAGTAGGGCGAAGCCAAATGAAGAGTTGAGATTAAACGATGATGTTGATGAGGATGAAGACGATCCTGATTATATGCTTATTTTAGGAAAACTGAAGAAGCATGGCAACGCTTATAGAGCTGAATACGTGGAAGAAGATGGTCCGAGGGCTATCATCAAATATGAAGAAGCTTCAAGTTCAGACACAGAGTGTGATCAAGAACAAATAGATGGACCTTTGAATCCGATGCCTCTTGCAGAGGTTCAAGGCATTCTTGATTCACACCTTGCTTCGAGTAGGGAGGAGATCAAGAAGCTGactaaaaggaaaaaaaggagcAAGTCCAATAATGAGAGGGAAGAGAATGCAACGTTGTTGTCACACTCTACCTATTCCCGTGCCCCTCACACTCCCGCTGCCAAAGGAgatttggatttggataaaAACTCTGGTCAACAACAATATAGAAGGAAGTTAAGGAGTTATAATACGAAACGAGTTGATGAACCTATCAATAGGGTGAAGGAGATGGAAAAGGTGACTAGGACAGATCCGCTGAGTAAGTCCAAGATTGGCAAGGAAGAGAATGTTGTGGTGATGGAGCCTGTTTCCCATACCTATTCACGAACACGCAAAAAGAACAAGTTCAAGAGTGAGTATGGTGATGAGAAAATCCAACTCGACCCTGAATGTTACACGCGAAATCGTAAAGGGAATAAGTTCAAGACTGAGTGTAATGAAGAGAAAATTCAACTCGACCGTGATTATCATTTATGGAATAAAAAACTCAAGCTTGTCAACGATCATCTTATTTACACTACCGGGGATATTGAAGTAGTGTATGAACTGAAGAGTGGAGAGCGTGATCGGATGAAAGAGGATGATGACGACAACGAATCCTCTGATGTGGAAATCATAGACATCGATACATTCCGCAAG ATGATTAATAGGGGTACAACGGGGCAGTCTGCGTTTAGGGACAAGGTTATTGCTGCTCTTAGAAAACCTTTTGATTTCGATGAGTATGATCAGCGATTGCTAGATATCGAAAAACCATCGCTGAAAGAACGCCATTTAGATCTGCGTAATGGGAGAGAAAGATCTGTTGGAAAGCCGGAACCTGGAAAGTGTTATCTTGATTACCATCCAG CTCTCAATAAAAAGCTCTTACAAGCGGAAGGCGACCTGCCAAAAAAATTAAACCTTCTACGAGGATTCTTCTTATGGATTGAG CAGCCAGAGGAATTCAGCCCTTGGCTCGACAAAGAATGCCTCGCCGTGCGCCCAGGGTCCGGCTAA
- the LOC121807104 gene encoding uncharacterized protein LOC121807104 isoform X1: MVKKNRKIVSQKFNDFDAISCNELRKLMRKDVADETYMGALVKIISEKSRAKPNEELRLNDDVDEDEDDPDYMLILGKLKKHGNAYRAEYVEEDGPRAIIKYEEASSSDTECDQEQIDGPLNPMPLAEVQGILDSHLASSREEIKKLTKRKKRSKSNNEREENATLLSHSTYSRAPHTPAAKGDLDLDKNSGQQQYRRKLRSYNTKRVDEPINRVKEMEKVTRTDPLSKSKIGKEENVVVMEPVSHTYSRTRKKNKFKSEYGDEKIQLDPECYTRNRKGNKFKTECNEEKIQLDRDYHLWNKKLKLVNDHLIYTTGDIEVVYELKSGERDRMKEDDDDNESSDVEIIDIDTFRKMINRGTTGQSAFRDKVIAALRKPFDFDEYDQRLLDIEKPSLKERHLDLRNGRERSVGKPEPGKCYLDYHPALNKKLLQAEGDLPKKLNLLRGFFLWIEVYQKNSESELLKKLLCIKKQCKFRYQFIRSQSLERQPEEFSPWLDKECLAVRPGSG, encoded by the exons ATGgttaaaaaaaataggaaaattgtATCACAGAAATTTAATGATTTTGATGCAATATCCTGCAATGAATTGCGTAAATTGATGCGTAAAGACGTCGCGGACGAGACCTACATGGGCGCTCTGGTGAAAATAATTTCCGAGAAGAGTAGGGCGAAGCCAAATGAAGAGTTGAGATTAAACGATGATGTTGATGAGGATGAAGACGATCCTGATTATATGCTTATTTTAGGAAAACTGAAGAAGCATGGCAACGCTTATAGAGCTGAATACGTGGAAGAAGATGGTCCGAGGGCTATCATCAAATATGAAGAAGCTTCAAGTTCAGACACAGAGTGTGATCAAGAACAAATAGATGGACCTTTGAATCCGATGCCTCTTGCAGAGGTTCAAGGCATTCTTGATTCACACCTTGCTTCGAGTAGGGAGGAGATCAAGAAGCTGactaaaaggaaaaaaaggagcAAGTCCAATAATGAGAGGGAAGAGAATGCAACGTTGTTGTCACACTCTACCTATTCCCGTGCCCCTCACACTCCCGCTGCCAAAGGAgatttggatttggataaaAACTCTGGTCAACAACAATATAGAAGGAAGTTAAGGAGTTATAATACGAAACGAGTTGATGAACCTATCAATAGGGTGAAGGAGATGGAAAAGGTGACTAGGACAGATCCGCTGAGTAAGTCCAAGATTGGCAAGGAAGAGAATGTTGTGGTGATGGAGCCTGTTTCCCATACCTATTCACGAACACGCAAAAAGAACAAGTTCAAGAGTGAGTATGGTGATGAGAAAATCCAACTCGACCCTGAATGTTACACGCGAAATCGTAAAGGGAATAAGTTCAAGACTGAGTGTAATGAAGAGAAAATTCAACTCGACCGTGATTATCATTTATGGAATAAAAAACTCAAGCTTGTCAACGATCATCTTATTTACACTACCGGGGATATTGAAGTAGTGTATGAACTGAAGAGTGGAGAGCGTGATCGGATGAAAGAGGATGATGACGACAACGAATCCTCTGATGTGGAAATCATAGACATCGATACATTCCGCAAG ATGATTAATAGGGGTACAACGGGGCAGTCTGCGTTTAGGGACAAGGTTATTGCTGCTCTTAGAAAACCTTTTGATTTCGATGAGTATGATCAGCGATTGCTAGATATCGAAAAACCATCGCTGAAAGAACGCCATTTAGATCTGCGTAATGGGAGAGAAAGATCTGTTGGAAAGCCGGAACCTGGAAAGTGTTATCTTGATTACCATCCAG CTCTCAATAAAAAGCTCTTACAAGCGGAAGGCGACCTGCCAAAAAAATTAAACCTTCTACGAGGATTCTTCTTATGGATTGAG GTATACCAAAAAAATTCTGAGTCTGAACTGCTCAAGAAATTGCTATGCATCAAGAAACAGTGCAAATTTCGATATCAGTTCATTCGAAGCCAATCCCTTGAGAGG CAGCCAGAGGAATTCAGCCCTTGGCTCGACAAAGAATGCCTCGCCGTGCGCCCAGGGTCCGGCTAA
- the LOC121807911 gene encoding histone-lysine N-methyltransferase ASHH2-like, whose protein sequence is MFTETSFSENGGEIRAAPSPDDLNFGIGKLYVSPEPYESTHVRDDESSDVMLRSDVSAAGGLLSPFHSISFAEQPLLGNDMAISPVKIDAIGSISEAKQKGQIHGEGQGYSLHYSSDSERIQGPSIHGDGEAEVADQTVRTQQSNDLIVYASSRRNSSRNTLDKLNHINDSKQPSRSCTVITPKDSPSHTSRKKRSLLSKRAKSSVWGFVDLPNFEENPCLGNGKTVGKVRGNQGKSNVIKDKTGQKAVCKSSNPTGRISLKIKFGNQICGVVNVAENCNISGTSISGSCDKSESKFQEEFPGDMLSNENTENVISSDASALDAHLDVTCNVENKSLSTLSDHQISSHEQGYNMRASTENRCLDPGTSPDSEVINSIPDAPLGERDIHDLQDSPGMRLESSGECFANSSAGVSSLSSPKLKSKKGKKITGEEAKHKARAPLGLEVNPSPELSDVTESSKSHAHSSAKGGCKSRNSILDLPRKKGKSSRKKGDKKNFVVKFKIDPKGDASGVLSKVESHPESGSQTLPGHGEIGDLSSPPTESGFVSSFGWPNGQNALPTNAWVLCDECQKWRRIPATLADKIDQTNCQWTCKDNTDKDFADCSIPQEKSNSEINKELGISDDEDAGDTLPKSNKNKSTAAKQSSWTLIKSNLFLHRSRKTQTIDEVMVCHCKPPSDGRMGCGSKCLNRMLNIECVRRTCPCGELCSNQQFQKRTYGKLKWLRCGKKGFGLQSLQEISEGQFIIEYIGEVLDVHTHEARQKEYALQGHKHFYFMTLNGSEVIDACSKGNLGRFINHSCDPNCRTEKWMVNGEVCVGLFAIRDIKKGEEVTFDYNYVRVFGAAAKKCVCGSPNCRGYIGGDPTNSEVIVQDDSDDEYAEPVMICEDRDMNHDWTAIMSQSLFEKEIKCSDELEEDRHTIENVNAADQIESINSGTSHKRFGVNSDSNGCSKTSTATRVADMTVHDKYGPANATSVNDIASEAALTPSDTTEEALNIPGSANMEAESESLLPQSSSTVKHKEASVRSEELRNNTVSKTLHVSNRLKMSTTTLPVKLQPDAVKSKKKLKYGTMRGKEESSKSGSLAKNNHSSPSIRKGRLKSNVVNDKGAPDGDKLNAVRNKSKKSLGLSISSHVEAVEGKLNELLDTEGGISKRKDASRGYLKLLFLTAAFGSNGHGEAIQSNRDLSMILDALLKTKSRTVLVDIINKNGLQMLHNIMKRYRKEFIKTPILRKLLKVLEYLATREILTLEHISGGPPRPGVESFKDSMLTLTEHADKQVHQIARNFRDRWIPRSLRKKCFMEMDDGKREFRQHSTNGKLSVSSGDHRSDQGGKHADSVESCDKQPVVVSGIETSAPNLSSASGCSNGTNGTRTRKRKSRWDTPPEECMRPSIRARLSGDSNQNADNDIPPGFTTPCNDSVIPATTCSNAISHQERETFRKHPSGIVLADSQDRFVARMPVSYGIPSSLMQQFGVIGEAAAVWTVAPGLPFHPFPPLPPCASDKGEEPSPFAKCVSEPLEKAGQDDVASHVRYSGKKRTMTEMNISIENEHPDFQQEEGSRKLGSRSGGTQL, encoded by the exons CGCAGGCGGTCTTCTTTCACCTTTTCATTCCATCAGCTTTGCTGAGCAACCATTGCTGGGGAATGACATGGCAATTAGCCCTGTCAAAATTGATGCTATTGGTTCTATTTCTGAAGCTAAGCAGAAAGGACAGATACATGGTGAGGGACAAGGTTATAGTTTACATTATTCCTCTGATTCTGAGAGGATTCAGGGCCCCTCTATACATGGGGATGGTGAAGCTGAGGTTGCTGATCAAACTGTGAGGACCCAACAATCAAATGATCTTATTGTATATGCATCGTCTCGGAGGAATAGTTCCCGCAACACTCTTGATAAATTAAACCATATTAATGATTCTAAGCAACCATCAAGAAGTTGTACGGTGATCACCCCAAAAGACTCACCCTCGCATACTTCTAGAAAGAAAAGAAGTTTACTCTCCAAGCGGGCTAAATCTTCTGTTTGGGGATTTGTGGATTTACCAAATTTTGAAGAAAACCCATGTTTAGGTAATGGGAAAACAGTAGGGAAAGTAAGAGGTAACCAAGGAAAGAGCAATGTTATCAAGGACAAGACAGGTCAAAAAGCTGTCTGCAAAAGCTCCAATCCAACTGGCCGCatatctttgaagattaaaTTTGGCAATCAAATCTGTGGTGTGGTCAATGTGGCTGAAAATTGTAACATATCAGGGACAAGCATTTCTGGATCATGTGACAAAAGCGAAAGTAAGTTTCAGGAGGAATTTCCTGGAGATATGTTATCCAATGAAAACACGGAGAATGTAATAAGTTCTGATGCTTCTGCTTTGGATGCACATCTTGATGTTACATGTAATGTAGAAAATAAATCCTTGAGTACATTAAGTGATCATCAGATCAGCAGCCATGAGCAAGGGTATAATATGAGAGCTTCCACTGAGAATAGGTGTTTAGATCCAGGAACTTCACCTGATTCTGAAGTTATAAATTCTATTCCTGATGCACCACTTGGTGAGAGAGATATCCATGATCTGCAAGATAGTCCTGGGATGCGGCTGGAAAGTAGTGGGGAATGCTTTGCAAACTCATCTGCTGGGGTTTCAAGTTTAAGTTCCCCAAAACTGAAAtctaaaaaaggaaagaagataACTGGTGAAGAAGCCAAACATAAAGCTAGAGCACCTCTAGGCCTTGAAGTGAACCCTTCTCCTGAGCTTTCTGATGTAACTGAGTCCTCAAAATCGCATGCCCACTCTAGTGCGAAGGGAGGATGCAAGAGCAGGAATAGCATCTTGGATTTGCCCCGCAAGAAAGGCAAATCCTCTAGAAAGAAGGGAGATAAAAAGAACTTTGTTGTTAAGTTTAAAATTGATCCGAAGGGCGATGCAAGTGGTGTTCTTAGCAAAGTGGAAAGCCATCCAGAATCAG GAAGTCAAACTCTCCCTGGTCATGGAGAAATTGGAGATCTTAGCTCTCCTCCTACTGAATCAGGATTTGTATCTTCATTTGGTTGGCCAAATGGTCAGAATGCTCTTCCAACGAATGCATGGGTTCTCTGTGATGAGTGCCAAAAATGGCGGCGGATTCCAGCTACACTTGCAGATAAGATTGATCAAACAAACTGCCAATG GACTTGCAAGGATAACACTGATAAAGACTTTGCTGACTGCTCAATTCCTCAAGAGAAATCAAATTCAGAAATCAATAAAGAGCTGGGAATATCTGATGATGAAGATGCTGGCGACACCTTGCCGAAGTccaataaaaacaaatcaaCAG CTGCTAAACAGTCATCTTGGACTCTTATTAAGTCAAACTTGTTTCTCCACAGAAGCCGTAAAACTCAGACCATCGATGAG GTGATGGTTTGCCATTGCAAACCTCCATCAGATGGAAGAATGGGTTGTGGATCTAAATGCCTTAATCGGATGCTAAACATTGAGTGTGTTCGGAGAACTTGTCCGTGCGGTGAACTTTGTTCAAATCAGCAG TTCCAAAAACGGACGTATGGAAAACTCAAATGGTTAAGGTGTGGAAAGAAGGGTTTTGGTCTCCAATCTCTTCAGGAAATCTCTGAAGGACAGTTTATCATTGAATATATTGGAGAG GTACTTGATGTCCACACTCATGAAGCCAGGCAGAAAGAGTATGCTTTGCAAGGGCATAAACATTTTTACTTTATGACACTCAATGGGAGTGAG GTAATTGATGCGTGTTCTAAAGGGAATTTGGGCCGCTTTATAAACCATAGTTGTGACCCTAACTGCCGGACAGAAAAG TGGATGGTGAATGGAGAAGTCTGTGTTGGACTTTTTGCTATTAGAGATATTAAAAAG GGTGAAGAGGTAACATTTGACTACAATTATGTCCGTGTATTCGGTGCTGCTGCAAAGAAATGTGTTTGTGGTTCACCTAATTGCCGAGGCTATATAGGTGGGGATCCAACAAATTCTGAAGTAATTGTTCAGGATGACTCGGATGATGAATATGCAGAACCTgttatgatctgtgaagataGGGATATGAATCATGACTGGACTGCTATAATGTCTCAATCCTTATttgagaaagaaataaaatgtagTGATGAGCTAGAAGAAGACAGACACACAATAGAGAATGTCAATGCTGCTGATCAAATTGAGAGCATCAATTCTGGCACTTCACATAAAAGATTTGGTGTGAATTCTGATTCTAATGGATGCTCTAAGACTTCAACTGCTACACGAGTTGCGGACATGACAGTCCATGATAAATATGGACCTGCCAATGCTACTAGTGTTAATGATATTGCTTCTGAGGCTGCTCTTACACCTTCGGATACTACTGAAGAGGCCTTGAATATTCCTGGATCAGCTAATATGGAGGCTGAATCTGAGAGCCTCCTGCCCCAGAGCAGTTCTACGGTTAAACATAAGGAAGCTTCCGTTCGATCAGAGGAACTTAGGAATAACACAGTGTCGAAGACTCTGCATGTCAGTAATAGGTTGAAAATGTCTACTACTACATTACCTGTAAAATTGCAGCCTGATGCAGTTAAATCTAAGAAAAAGTTGAAATATGGCACTATGCGAGGAAAGGAGGAATCCTCAAAGTCTGGATCTCTTGCTAAGAATAatcattcatcaccatcaattAGAAAAGGGAGACTCAAATCAAATGTTGTGAATGACAAAGGGGCTCCAGATGGGGATAAGTTAAATGCAGTACGCAACAAATCTAAGAAGTCACTGGGCCTTTCCATTAGCAGTCATGTTGAAGCAG TTGAGGGGAAATTAAATGAGCTGCTAGATACTGAAGGTGGAATAAGCAAGCGCAAA GATGCCTCAAGAGGGTACTTGAAGCTTTTGTTTCTAACCGCTGCATTTGGGAGTAATGGGCATGGTGAAGCTATTCAGAG TAATCGAGATCTTTCAATGATCTTGGATGCACTCTTAAAGACAAAATCGCGGACTGTTCTGGTTGATATAATCAACAAGAATG GTCTGCAAATGTTACACAACATAATGAAGAGGTACAGAAAAGAGTTCATTAAAACTCCAATCCTGCGCAAGCTTCTTAAG GTACTTGAATATCTTGCGACAAGAGAAATCCTTACTTTGGAGCACATAAGCGGAGGTCCACCTCGTCCTGGTGTCGAAAG CTTCAAAGATTCAATGTTGACCCTGACAGAACATGCTGACAAACAG GTCCATCAAATTGCACGAAACTTCAGGGATAGGTGGATTCCGAGATCTCTCCGGAAAAAGTGCTTCATGGAAATGGATGATGGGAAGAGGGAATTTCGCCAGCATTCAACAAATGGTAAATTATCAGTATCATCAGGAGATCATAGGAGTGACCAAGGTGGAAAACATGCAGATTCAGTAGAATCTTGTGACAAGCAGCCCGTTGTTGTATCTGGCATTGAGACTTCAGCCCCAAACCTCTCCTCTGCTTCAGGTTGTAGTAATGGAACGAATGGAACACGAACACGCAAGCGCAAGAGTAGATGGGATACCCCACCGGAGGAATGCATGCGTCCCAGTATTAGAGCCAGATTGTCAGGTGACAGTAACCAAAATGCCGACAATGATATTCCTCCTGGGTTTACGACTCCTTGTAATGACTCTGTCATCCCAGCTACTACTTGTTCGAATGCTATTAGTCATCAAGAAAGAGAGACATTCAGAAAGCATCCTTCTGGCATTGTGCTGGCTGATTCACAAGATAGATTCGTTGCACGTATGCCTGTATCTTATGGTATACCCTCTTCTCTCATGCAACAATTTGGGGTCATTGGAGAAGCCGCTGCGGTTTGGACTGTAGCTCCGGGTTTGCCATTCCATCCGTTTCCTCCTTTGCCTCCATGTGCTAGCGACAAGGGAGAAGAGCCATCCCCGTTTGCTAAATGTGTTAGTGAACCGCTTGAAAAGGCAGGACAAGATGATGTTGCTAGTCATGTTCGTTACTCTGGTAAGAAACGTACAATGACAGAAATGAATATTTCAATAGAGAATGAGCATCCAGATTTTCAGCAAGAAGAGGGTTCTCGTAAATTAGGCAGCAGAAGTGGGGGAACTCAGTTGTAG